A stretch of Mus caroli chromosome 5, CAROLI_EIJ_v1.1, whole genome shotgun sequence DNA encodes these proteins:
- the Dmp1 gene encoding dentin matrix acidic phosphoprotein 1: MKTVILLVFLWGLSCALPVARYQNTESESSEERTGDLTGSPPPPPTISESSEESQASPEGQANSDHTDSSESGEELGYDRGQYRPAGGLSKSTGTGADKEDDEDDSGDDTFGDEDNGLGPEEGQWGGPSKLDSDEDSADTTQSSEDSTSQENSAQDTPSDSKDHDSEDEADSRPEAGDSTQESESEEQRVGGGSEGESSHGDGSEFDDEGMQSDDPESTRSDRGHARMSSAGIRSEESKGDHEPTSTQDSDDSQSVEFSSRKSFRRSRVSEEDYRGELTDSNSRETQSDSTEDTASKEESRSESQEDTAESQSQEDSPEGQDPSSESSEEAGEPSQESSSESQEGVTSESRGDNPDNTSQTGDQEDSESSEEDSLNTFSSSESQSTEEQADSESNETLSLSEESQESAQDGDSSSQEGLQSQSASTESRSQESQSEQDSRSEEESDSQDSSRSKEESNSTGSTSSSEEDIHPKNMEADSRKLIVDAYHNKPIGDQDDNDCQDGY; encoded by the exons GGTGATTTGACtgggtcaccaccaccaccacccacg aTCAGTGAGTCATCAGAAGAAAGTCAAGCTAGCCCGGAGGGACAG GCAAATAGTGACCACACGGATAGCAGTGAGTCTGGAGAGGAGCTGGGCTACGACAGAGGCCAGTATAGACCGGCTGGTGGACTCTCTAAGAGTACGGGGACCGGAGCCGATAAGGAGGATGATGAAGACGACAGTGGAGATGACACCTTTGGCGATGAGGACAATGGTCTAGGGCCCGAAGAAGGACAGTGGGGAGGACCCTCCAAACTGGACAGTGATGAGGACTCCGCAGACACCACACAGTCCAGTGAAGACAGCACCTCTCAAGAAAACAGTGCTCAAGATACCCCCAGCGACAGCAAAGACCACGACAGTGAGGATGAGGCAGACAGCCGGCCTGAGGCAGGCGACTCCACTCAGGAGAGTGAGAGTGAGGAACAACGGGTGGGAGGTGGCAGCGAGGGGGAGAGTAGCCACGGGGACGGTTCTGAGTTCGACGATGAAGGGATGCAGAGCGACGACCCCGAGAGTACCAGGAGCGATCGAGGCCACGCCAGAATGAGCAGCGCTGGTATCAGGTCGGAAGAATCTAAAGGGGACCACGAGCCCACGAGCACTCAGGATTCAGATGACAGCCAGTCTGTGGAATTTTCAAGCAGGAAGTCCTTCAGAAGGTCCCGCGTCTCTGAGGAAGACTACAGAGGTGAGCTTACTGACAGCAACAGCAGGGAAACCCAGAGTGACTCCACGGAGGATACGGCCTCCAAGGAGGAAAGCAGGAGCGAGTCTCAGGAGGACACAGCCGAGAGCCAGTCCCAGGAAGATAGCCCAGAGGGACAAGACCCCAGCAGTGAGTCCAGTGAAGAGGCTGGTGAGCCATCCCAGGAAAGCAGCAGCGAGTCTCAGGAAGGGGTGACCAGCGAGTCCAGGGGTGACAACCCAGATAACACAAGTCAGACAGGAGACCAAGAAGACAGTGAGTCCAGTGAGGAGGACAGCCTGAACACATTCTCCAGCTCAGAAAGCCAGTCCACCGAGGAGCAAGCTGACAGCGAGTCCAACGAGACCCTCAGCCTCTCCGAGGAGAGTCAGGAGTCGGCCCAGGATGGGGACAGCTCCAGCCAGGAAGGCCTGCAGTCCCAGAGCGCATCCACCGAGAGCAGGAGCCAGGAGAGCCAGTCTGAGCAGGACAGCCGTTCTGAGGAAGAAAGTGACTCTCAGGACAGTAGCCGATCCAAAGAAGAGAGCAACTCCACAGGGAGCACTTCCAGCAGCGAGGAGGACATCCACCCCAAGAACATGGAAGCTGACAGTAGGAAACTAATAGTTGATGCTTACCACAACAAACCTATCGGGGACCAAGATGACAATGACTGTCAGGACGGCTACTAG